A section of the Alkalihalobacillus sp. LMS39 genome encodes:
- a CDS encoding DUF294 nucleotidyltransferase-like domain-containing protein — translation MSGYNELKEYRFQHITSVSTDHEKLNLLHDDIIERVVMKAVDEIKSEWGAPPTHFAFFMMGSAARFEQAIWSDQDHGIIFEHDSEQTQNYFLALGKEISFGLKEVGYELCDGQVMASNPRWCKSCEGWTQQINDWMDEESWESLRYLLTFFDSRVLVGQREYLSKVKTTIFERMTLNPHLLVRLLENVGHIKKTIGFFGQFLPEQYGEHTGSIQIKQSVLFPYVNAMRLLAIKEKIESPSTLSRMRKMPNYNDGMRHYDEEFSQLLQFRLRFLQHAKNYDDVHYLQLEKLSKEEKKELKRYVKGGRKLYDEAKRKIEKGCSTW, via the coding sequence ATGAGCGGTTACAATGAGCTAAAAGAATATCGGTTTCAACATATAACTAGCGTGTCTACCGATCATGAGAAGCTCAATCTTCTACATGATGACATCATTGAACGGGTTGTAATGAAAGCAGTAGATGAAATCAAAAGTGAGTGGGGCGCACCTCCTACTCACTTTGCTTTCTTTATGATGGGTAGCGCAGCGAGGTTTGAGCAAGCAATTTGGAGTGACCAAGACCATGGAATTATTTTTGAACATGATTCTGAACAAACACAGAATTATTTTTTAGCGTTAGGAAAAGAAATTTCATTTGGTTTAAAGGAAGTAGGGTATGAGCTATGTGATGGCCAGGTGATGGCGTCAAATCCAAGATGGTGTAAGAGTTGTGAAGGGTGGACTCAACAAATTAATGACTGGATGGATGAAGAATCATGGGAATCGTTACGCTATTTACTCACATTTTTTGACTCGCGTGTTCTTGTGGGGCAAAGAGAATATCTGTCTAAAGTCAAAACGACCATCTTTGAGCGAATGACCTTGAATCCCCATTTACTAGTAAGGCTACTAGAAAATGTAGGACATATAAAAAAAACAATCGGTTTTTTCGGGCAATTTTTACCTGAGCAATATGGTGAACATACAGGAAGCATTCAGATTAAACAATCTGTGCTCTTTCCATATGTAAATGCGATGCGACTGTTAGCCATTAAAGAAAAGATAGAATCACCATCGACTCTTTCGCGAATGAGAAAAATGCCTAACTACAATGATGGGATGAGACATTACGACGAAGAGTTTTCGCAGCTATTACAATTCCGTTTGCGTTTTTTGCAGCATGCAAAAAATTACGATGACGTTCATTATTTACAACTAGAAAAGCTCTCAAAAGAAGAGAAGAAGGAGCTAAAGCGGTATGTGAAAGGTGGACGAAAATTATATGACGAAGCGAAACGAAAGATTGAAAAAGGGTGTTCAACATGGTGA
- a CDS encoding ammonium transporter gives MDPIYLMNNVWIMVCAVLVLLMQGGFILLEAGSTRMKNAGHIAGKTIFTVGIASLVFWAVGYGLIYGESNGLFGTTDFFFGDFETVIDGLAGSIDFFFQLAFAAIALTIAFGGFAERAKLSAYIVFAVLFSAFVYPVVAHWIWGDGWLGGLGKQDFAGSTVVHLTGAMAALAATIILKPRIGKYNKDGSANDLAGHNQVYTALGVLILWVGWFGFNAGSTLGVDDAFFGYVALNTQLAAAAGAVAALFIAWIATGKSDVPTMLNGALAGLVAITASCAFVAPWAAVIIGLVGGLIVFFSMKFFDKAKIDDPIFALSVHGVAGIWGTVSTGFFATPELAEMNGGLAGLFYGGGFTQLGVQLIGVISSGLYAFVVSFIILAVMKSVMKGIRVTEEEEIIGLDMSEHGSYGYPESMPSKKAGA, from the coding sequence ATGGATCCGATTTATTTAATGAATAACGTATGGATCATGGTTTGTGCCGTATTAGTACTATTAATGCAAGGGGGATTTATTCTTTTAGAAGCTGGTTCAACAAGAATGAAAAATGCGGGACATATTGCCGGTAAAACGATTTTCACTGTTGGTATTGCTTCCTTAGTATTTTGGGCAGTAGGTTATGGATTGATTTATGGAGAATCGAATGGTCTTTTTGGAACGACAGACTTCTTCTTCGGAGACTTTGAAACCGTCATTGATGGTTTAGCAGGTTCAATCGACTTTTTCTTCCAATTAGCTTTTGCGGCGATTGCATTAACAATTGCATTCGGTGGATTTGCTGAAAGAGCAAAGTTATCAGCTTACATCGTTTTCGCGGTTTTATTCTCTGCTTTTGTTTATCCGGTTGTAGCACACTGGATTTGGGGTGACGGCTGGTTAGGTGGTCTTGGTAAACAAGATTTTGCTGGTTCAACAGTAGTTCACTTAACAGGTGCGATGGCAGCGTTAGCCGCTACAATTATTTTAAAACCTCGTATTGGGAAATACAATAAAGACGGTTCAGCCAATGATTTAGCTGGTCATAACCAAGTGTATACAGCATTAGGGGTCTTAATTTTATGGGTAGGTTGGTTTGGTTTTAATGCAGGAAGTACATTAGGTGTAGATGATGCATTCTTCGGTTATGTTGCTCTTAATACACAGTTAGCTGCTGCTGCTGGTGCTGTTGCTGCATTATTTATCGCTTGGATTGCTACAGGGAAATCTGATGTACCAACAATGTTAAATGGAGCACTAGCTGGTTTAGTTGCTATCACTGCTTCTTGTGCCTTTGTCGCTCCTTGGGCAGCAGTTATTATCGGTCTTGTTGGTGGGCTTATCGTATTCTTTAGTATGAAATTTTTCGATAAAGCAAAAATCGACGACCCAATCTTCGCTCTTTCTGTCCATGGTGTTGCGGGAATTTGGGGTACGGTGTCAACAGGATTTTTTGCTACACCAGAGTTAGCTGAAATGAATGGTGGTCTTGCAGGGTTATTTTATGGTGGTGGCTTTACGCAATTAGGCGTTCAGTTGATTGGAGTTATCTCTTCTGGTCTCTATGCCTTTGTTGTTTCTTTCATTATTCTTGCTGTTATGAAGTCAGTTATGAAAGGAATTCGCGTAACAGAAGAAGAAGAAATTATTGGGTTAGATATGAGTGAACACGGAAGCTATGGTTACCCAGAAAGCATGCCTTCTAAAAAAGCTGGTGCATAA
- a CDS encoding uracil-DNA glycosylase, with product MKLPESWSTKISNEWNTVRFPELLNKVKQEYDSHTIYPAYDDVLNAFHYTPYEKVKAVIVGQDPYHGANQAHGLSFSVRPTEKIPPSLKNIYKELQSDVNIDTPNHGYLTSWAKQGVLLLNTVLTVREKQPHSHKRIGWHLFTDHVIETLNEREEPIVFLLWGNHASEKEALITKDHHVILKAPHPSPFSANKGFFGSRPFSRCNEWLIHWGKEPINWKVENIEV from the coding sequence ATGAAATTACCTGAGAGCTGGTCTACTAAAATTAGTAATGAATGGAATACCGTTCGTTTTCCGGAGTTGCTAAATAAAGTCAAGCAAGAATATGATTCTCATACAATTTACCCTGCGTATGACGATGTGCTAAATGCTTTTCATTACACCCCTTATGAAAAAGTGAAAGCCGTTATCGTCGGACAAGACCCTTATCACGGGGCAAATCAAGCGCATGGTTTAAGCTTTTCTGTTCGACCTACAGAAAAAATCCCACCCTCTTTAAAAAATATATATAAAGAATTACAATCGGATGTTAATATTGACACTCCTAACCATGGGTATTTAACATCATGGGCAAAGCAAGGGGTCTTGTTATTAAATACCGTGTTAACGGTAAGAGAAAAGCAACCACACTCACATAAACGGATAGGGTGGCATTTGTTTACTGACCATGTTATTGAAACATTAAATGAGCGTGAAGAGCCAATTGTATTTCTTTTGTGGGGGAACCATGCGAGTGAAAAAGAGGCTTTGATTACAAAAGATCATCATGTCATCTTAAAAGCGCCACATCCAAGTCCATTCTCAGCAAATAAAGGTTTCTTTGGTAGCCGTCCATTTTCAAGATGTAATGAATGGTTAATCCATTGGGGAAAAGAGCCGATTAATTGGAAAGTTGAAAATATAGAAGTGTAA
- a CDS encoding endonuclease/exonuclease/phosphatase family protein, protein MSIIKIKIVTFNIRHGKGSFSKVNLEKIKETIEKTQADIVGINEVDCHFSKRSNFVDQPGWLGEALNMDWRFGPAIKGTYGNLLLSKYPIRHSENDIITTIPPFENRSILQCDVEINEKIIKIFVSHFALHPLLRKKHEQTLLEKVKTNENNVIVMGDFNQQPNSRFSKQMRQYVNDVSLCAGRGKGYTFPAVYPLFRLDFIYVSRTIGLIDVEVISTKASDHLPILATIEI, encoded by the coding sequence ATGAGCATAATAAAGATCAAAATAGTTACTTTTAATATCCGGCATGGAAAAGGAAGCTTTTCAAAAGTAAATCTTGAAAAAATTAAAGAAACAATCGAAAAGACACAAGCTGATATTGTAGGGATTAATGAAGTTGATTGCCATTTTTCAAAAAGAAGTAATTTTGTCGATCAACCGGGGTGGCTTGGAGAGGCGTTAAATATGGATTGGCGTTTTGGTCCAGCGATAAAAGGAACCTATGGAAACTTACTATTATCCAAATATCCTATCCGACATTCAGAAAACGATATTATCACGACTATACCTCCATTTGAAAATCGTTCCATCTTACAATGTGATGTTGAAATTAACGAAAAAATAATCAAAATCTTCGTTTCCCATTTTGCCCTTCACCCATTATTAAGAAAAAAACATGAACAAACTTTGTTAGAGAAAGTAAAAACAAATGAAAATAATGTGATTGTTATGGGTGACTTTAATCAACAACCAAACTCAAGATTTTCAAAACAGATGCGACAGTATGTCAATGATGTATCGTTATGTGCTGGTCGTGGAAAAGGCTATACATTCCCAGCCGTTTATCCGCTCTTTCGGTTGGATTTTATTTATGTCAGTCGAACAATCGGGCTGATAGATGTGGAAGTAATCTCAACGAAAGCATCTGACCATCTCCCTATTTTAGCAACGATAGAGATTTAG
- a CDS encoding Na-translocating system protein MpsC family protein — protein METIQEKLKTISSYTSKVMRTKFGRGPQLCYAVCNHGYLFLFIKGFISPLEVSLREQKQTDMMVKSRLNVVDGLLSELRGMIQITLQCEVEECYTDWNYENDTGMITMKVSEEVHGAPFEKRQYNEAELISEINRISAYVQKTPEKTVVYQLSPKVFLCEREGILILIEQAFIQKGYEQMLRITKAELEKTHFHHSEFKKIFREEIQDIFVDWDFNKDNSVLCFVLE, from the coding sequence ATGGAAACCATACAGGAAAAGTTAAAAACGATAAGCAGTTATACGAGTAAAGTAATGCGGACAAAGTTTGGAAGGGGTCCACAACTTTGTTATGCAGTATGCAATCATGGCTATTTGTTTTTATTTATAAAAGGATTTATATCTCCTTTGGAAGTTTCATTACGTGAGCAAAAACAAACAGACATGATGGTAAAGTCCCGCTTAAATGTGGTAGATGGACTTTTATCTGAGTTAAGAGGTATGATTCAAATCACACTTCAATGTGAAGTGGAAGAATGTTATACAGACTGGAACTATGAAAATGATACAGGCATGATTACGATGAAAGTGTCTGAAGAAGTACATGGTGCTCCATTTGAAAAACGTCAGTACAATGAAGCAGAGTTAATTTCAGAGATTAACCGGATCAGTGCTTATGTGCAAAAAACACCGGAAAAGACGGTAGTCTATCAACTTTCACCAAAAGTGTTTTTATGTGAACGTGAAGGAATACTTATTCTTATTGAACAAGCCTTTATTCAAAAAGGATATGAACAAATGTTGCGAATAACAAAAGCAGAATTGGAAAAAACTCATTTTCATCATAGTGAATTCAAAAAAATCTTTCGTGAAGAAATTCAAGATATATTTGTCGATTGGGATTTTAACAAAGATAACTCTGTTCTTTGTTTTGTTCTTGAATAG
- a CDS encoding Na-translocating system protein MpsC family protein yields the protein MVKEQKLLQQFRIYIDNVLYETYGVLSEQCIIEDTSYGIFIYIKKWLSPIEKTLYIQKEEEMIGDIRQRTVETVFIQMKDWLCKYGDIRIEKFIYDWNIENETMCFLLFSEEETGMKDHLVLFQQQVVDEILQHTNQYQKKPDYIEVLQPAHDINIVVQYGILLPLEQTLVNKGYKDLVINRQMIMKQYVLQQQKKLESIIQREIQDIFIAWHYELNRCYIIFFHKKRAS from the coding sequence ATGGTCAAGGAACAAAAGTTATTACAACAGTTTAGGATTTACATAGACAATGTTTTATATGAAACATACGGGGTGCTTTCAGAACAATGTATAATAGAGGATACATCATATGGCATCTTTATATACATAAAAAAATGGCTGTCACCGATTGAAAAAACATTGTACATACAAAAAGAAGAAGAGATGATCGGAGATATTCGGCAGCGAACAGTGGAAACTGTTTTTATCCAAATGAAAGATTGGTTATGTAAATATGGGGATATACGAATAGAGAAATTTATTTATGATTGGAATATTGAAAATGAAACAATGTGTTTTCTCCTTTTTTCAGAAGAAGAAACAGGTATGAAGGATCATTTAGTTCTTTTTCAACAGCAAGTAGTGGATGAAATCTTACAACACACGAATCAATATCAAAAAAAACCGGATTATATCGAAGTGCTACAACCAGCTCATGATATAAATATTGTTGTCCAATATGGGATATTATTACCGCTCGAACAAACGTTAGTGAATAAAGGATACAAGGATCTTGTCATCAATCGACAAATGATTATGAAACAATATGTGCTACAACAACAGAAAAAGCTTGAATCCATCATACAAAGAGAAATTCAAGATATATTTATAGCTTGGCATTATGAGTTGAATCGTTGTTACATTATATTTTTTCATAAAAAAAGGGCTTCATAA
- a CDS encoding sensor domain-containing diguanylate cyclase, which yields MNFIIVTLLVVIVTFVINACRFFLHDKLNRLLFSLFILGITLFIGSITSVSHLPLLLLFFIVVSTYSFPLIGTIVSPFIAYSFLYKLSEPAFIILLYYIVFAWFITICVNQVIKSKKQELQWMTKFMKKEKQLQIFQEINTAMQQTFDLDKLLHTILTAVTAGRGFRYNRAMIFMFSEDNQSVTGKMAVGPMNSEKGYETWEMILENQYKLRDLVEMSRDEHNQDGDLNQIVRSLTIPLQADSSNIFWQAFTLNKPLHIKEIDTKDSIQYTLTSLFSMEEFAVIPLVNQGKRIGVLVIDNIVNKNPIFLEEVEAVIPLANQAAIAIDQANLYHKTEEMALKDGLTNLFNQRAFQHDIKKVFSSKENTIVSLAILDIDFFKHYNDTNGHLIGNELLIQLATVLSSSIPNDATPYRFGGEEFVILFPSASLEVAMEVAETVRKAVESYPFPFAESQPLKKLTISIGVSSTEDNTATSESDLIQKADEALYEAKRAGKNKVVAWRDSV from the coding sequence ATGAATTTTATTATTGTAACACTTTTGGTGGTTATTGTTACGTTCGTCATCAATGCTTGTCGTTTCTTTCTTCATGATAAATTAAACCGCTTACTTTTTTCTTTATTTATACTGGGAATTACCCTTTTCATAGGTTCTATTACGAGTGTTTCTCATTTACCATTACTACTTTTGTTTTTTATTGTTGTTTCTACATATAGCTTTCCGTTAATCGGAACTATTGTTTCTCCTTTTATCGCCTATAGTTTTCTATACAAACTATCAGAACCAGCTTTCATCATTCTTTTGTATTACATTGTTTTCGCTTGGTTTATCACCATTTGTGTTAATCAGGTTATCAAAAGTAAAAAACAAGAATTACAATGGATGACGAAATTTATGAAAAAAGAAAAACAGCTTCAAATTTTTCAAGAAATCAATACCGCAATGCAACAAACCTTTGATTTAGACAAATTGCTTCACACAATCCTTACCGCTGTTACTGCCGGAAGAGGTTTTCGATATAATCGTGCGATGATTTTTATGTTCTCAGAAGATAATCAAAGTGTAACAGGAAAAATGGCTGTTGGCCCGATGAACTCAGAAAAAGGCTATGAGACATGGGAAATGATTTTAGAAAACCAATATAAACTTCGGGACCTTGTTGAAATGTCTCGTGATGAACATAATCAAGATGGAGACTTAAACCAAATTGTTCGTTCCTTAACGATCCCGTTACAAGCAGACTCGTCAAACATCTTTTGGCAAGCATTTACACTGAATAAGCCTCTTCATATTAAAGAGATTGATACAAAAGACAGCATCCAGTATACGTTGACGAGCTTATTTTCAATGGAGGAGTTTGCAGTTATTCCATTAGTGAATCAAGGGAAACGAATTGGCGTATTAGTGATTGATAATATCGTAAATAAAAATCCCATTTTTCTAGAAGAGGTTGAAGCTGTCATTCCTTTAGCAAACCAAGCTGCCATCGCCATTGACCAAGCTAACCTCTACCATAAAACCGAAGAGATGGCATTAAAAGATGGGTTAACAAATTTGTTTAACCAACGAGCATTCCAACATGATATTAAAAAGGTTTTTTCCAGCAAGGAAAACACTATCGTATCACTGGCCATTTTGGATATAGACTTTTTTAAGCATTATAACGATACGAATGGCCATTTAATAGGAAATGAGTTATTAATTCAATTAGCAACTGTTCTTTCCAGCTCTATCCCTAATGACGCTACACCGTACCGATTTGGAGGCGAAGAGTTTGTTATACTTTTTCCTTCCGCTTCATTAGAGGTTGCCATGGAAGTTGCCGAAACGGTAAGAAAGGCAGTAGAATCTTATCCATTTCCATTTGCAGAAAGCCAACCTCTAAAGAAACTGACGATTAGTATTGGAGTATCTTCGACAGAGGATAACACCGCTACTTCGGAGAGCGATTTAATCCAAAAAGCGGACGAAGCTTTATACGAGGCAAAACGTGCAGGTAAAAACAAAGTGGTAGCTTGGAGGGATTCGGTATGA
- a CDS encoding YojF family protein yields the protein MNVIDLPTVQTWLQSHQDKELYLHLETNNGSYTAYRNGTKASAGAFVRNANICYKVGKITGEGPYRVGLKTELGWVYADGLTHAESNNNNQLLLAGLDEKGKLAVALQLSEIPFG from the coding sequence ATGAACGTCATTGACCTTCCAACCGTACAAACGTGGTTACAATCCCACCAAGATAAAGAACTATACTTACATTTAGAAACAAACAATGGCTCTTACACCGCATATCGTAATGGTACAAAAGCTTCTGCTGGCGCTTTTGTGAGAAATGCTAATATATGCTATAAGGTAGGTAAGATTACCGGAGAGGGCCCTTATCGGGTCGGGCTAAAAACAGAATTAGGCTGGGTGTATGCAGATGGACTCACTCATGCTGAATCCAATAACAATAATCAATTATTATTAGCCGGATTAGATGAAAAAGGGAAACTCGCTGTTGCCTTACAGTTAAGCGAAATCCCCTTTGGCTAA
- the bshB2 gene encoding bacillithiol biosynthesis deacetylase BshB2 produces MERHVLVILPHPDDESFAAAGTILTHKKNGTPVTYFCLTLGEMGRNFGNPPIATRETLPSIRKKELEEACRILGVDRLELLGLHDKMVEFEDYDKLSKRLADMIADVNPSLLITFYPGLSIHPDHDACGEVVIKAVQQLRKEKRPVVHAVAITNNCEDIIGKPDVVNDIDEYLPIKLEALKAHATQMQEVVAVTEQKLKEGRSPSAAWLRYERFWVYPV; encoded by the coding sequence ATGGAAAGACATGTGCTTGTCATTCTACCCCACCCCGATGATGAATCATTTGCAGCAGCGGGTACGATTTTAACTCATAAAAAAAATGGAACACCTGTCACATACTTTTGCCTAACCTTAGGCGAAATGGGAAGAAATTTCGGGAATCCACCGATTGCCACACGGGAAACGTTACCTTCGATTCGAAAAAAAGAACTTGAAGAAGCTTGTCGTATTCTTGGTGTAGACCGGCTAGAATTACTTGGACTTCACGATAAAATGGTGGAGTTTGAGGATTATGATAAATTATCAAAACGATTAGCCGATATGATTGCTGATGTGAATCCATCATTGCTTATTACGTTTTATCCTGGGCTTAGTATTCACCCGGATCATGATGCTTGTGGTGAGGTCGTCATCAAAGCTGTTCAACAACTCCGTAAAGAAAAACGACCTGTCGTCCATGCCGTTGCCATTACAAATAATTGTGAAGATATTATCGGGAAACCCGATGTTGTCAACGATATCGATGAATACCTGCCTATAAAATTAGAGGCATTAAAAGCCCATGCTACACAAATGCAAGAAGTCGTAGCCGTTACCGAACAAAAGCTGAAAGAAGGACGTTCACCTTCTGCCGCTTGGTTAAGATACGAACGATTTTGGGTGTATCCAGTTTAG
- a CDS encoding amidohydrolase family protein produces MKVDIIIKNAFVMTMEGTGVGFIDNGAVAIKGNRIIAVDNTDGILGNYSSEEIIDGKNKLVMPGLIDAHIHTGIGILRGVSQDIHNWMQEGLWPFMKHVMPEDSVNGSMLNIIEGIKAGTTTFCDYDGNMTEIVNNYVKVGARARVAELVNEIPDDIGDVPVGELYPFYSEIGNRKLQNNIKLIEDWHETENGRITCMLGPHGPDMMSLELMQEMKALAEKYDTKLHMHVAQGNREIDQMLKRYGKRSIPFLEDIGYLNERLLAVHLTEATTEETEKVAKSGAAMINCSGSIGIIDGIVPPIMEFLEAGGTAALGSDQAPGNNCNNMFNEMKFVSILNKVKRKDPSIFPAHLAVRLATIEAAKAIGLDHEIGSLREGKKADLLIIDLQEPSMSPVITLPIRNIVPNLVYSAKGNEVESVMVDGKFIYYKKKFLTVDEKEVLTTAQEAANRISSKAQGEIFPNSPLLERMKKGEL; encoded by the coding sequence ATGAAAGTAGATATTATAATTAAGAACGCTTTTGTCATGACTATGGAAGGAACCGGAGTTGGCTTTATTGATAATGGTGCAGTGGCAATAAAGGGCAATCGCATAATTGCTGTGGATAATACAGATGGTATCTTAGGAAACTACTCTTCTGAAGAAATCATAGATGGGAAAAATAAACTAGTCATGCCTGGACTGATTGATGCGCATATTCACACCGGAATTGGCATTTTACGAGGTGTATCTCAAGATATTCATAATTGGATGCAAGAAGGGCTTTGGCCATTTATGAAACATGTCATGCCTGAAGATAGTGTCAACGGTTCGATGTTAAATATAATAGAGGGTATAAAGGCTGGGACGACGACGTTTTGTGATTATGATGGGAATATGACTGAGATTGTCAATAACTATGTGAAGGTCGGAGCCCGTGCCCGAGTGGCAGAACTTGTGAATGAAATTCCTGATGACATTGGTGATGTTCCCGTAGGAGAGCTGTATCCATTTTATTCAGAAATTGGGAATCGTAAGTTACAAAACAATATAAAGTTAATTGAGGACTGGCATGAAACCGAAAACGGTCGGATTACATGTATGCTTGGACCACATGGCCCTGATATGATGAGCCTTGAATTAATGCAAGAAATGAAAGCATTAGCGGAAAAGTATGATACAAAGCTTCATATGCATGTCGCACAAGGTAACCGCGAGATTGACCAAATGCTTAAGCGATATGGAAAAAGAAGCATTCCTTTCTTAGAGGACATTGGTTATTTAAATGAACGATTACTAGCAGTGCACTTAACGGAAGCTACAACGGAAGAAACAGAGAAAGTTGCCAAAAGCGGTGCGGCCATGATAAACTGCTCCGGCAGCATTGGAATTATTGACGGGATTGTTCCTCCTATTATGGAATTTTTAGAAGCTGGTGGCACGGCAGCACTCGGCTCAGATCAAGCACCGGGGAATAATTGCAATAACATGTTCAATGAGATGAAGTTTGTCTCGATTTTAAATAAAGTGAAAAGAAAAGACCCGTCTATTTTCCCTGCTCACTTAGCTGTCAGACTAGCAACAATCGAAGCAGCTAAAGCGATAGGATTAGATCATGAAATTGGGTCACTTCGTGAAGGGAAGAAAGCAGACTTACTAATCATTGACCTTCAAGAGCCTTCCATGTCTCCAGTTATCACATTGCCAATCCGAAATATCGTTCCAAACCTTGTTTATTCTGCTAAAGGAAATGAAGTCGAATCTGTAATGGTCGATGGTAAATTTATATATTATAAAAAGAAGTTCCTAACGGTGGATGAAAAAGAAGTTTTAACAACAGCTCAAGAGGCAGCGAATCGAATCAGTAGTAAAGCGCAAGGTGAAATTTTTCCAAATAGTCCATTGTTAGAGCGAATGAAAAAGGGGGAGTTATAA
- a CDS encoding Na+/H+ antiporter NhaC family protein, with product MDYGIMALVPPVVAILIALKTKQTLLSLFIGVWIGTTIIYNWNPLVGFVSTITDFIIPSIADPWNAGLLLLVTLAGGFVHILRVTGAAQSFAQAATKRIKTRKGAQTTTWASAFAFSYTEPVLILGTIMRPITDRLKVSRVKLAYILDSMGSSLAAMSPISSYGPFITGLIAVQITAIGLSENPWSLFIAMIPYNLYGIFAMITVLFVIRTGLDIGPMYHAEKRAVETGKLVGENDKPLMVDEEELPEDYNVSMKNFLVPMGLLFATIFGVIFWSGDILSNGFRNSFIEGNIVLAISAGFVVGSIGAIGVAVITKLYSFAESVDEWTKGIKNLVIVPIILVLAWSIGGVAGEMGLGSYLSSIVDSYLPGGFVPALIFLLGAIIAFSTGSSWGVFAIMMPIAIPMADLLGVPLPLIIGAVISGGLFGDHCSPISDTTIMASTGAACDHIEHVNTQLPYALTVGAGSFVGFLVGGFTVGWLGIIVTIVVIGTTLYLLNKHVSHRVDDSKVDNTFSS from the coding sequence ATGGATTATGGAATAATGGCTTTAGTTCCACCAGTAGTAGCAATTCTCATAGCTTTAAAAACGAAACAAACACTACTCTCTTTATTTATTGGGGTGTGGATTGGTACAACAATCATTTACAATTGGAATCCACTAGTTGGTTTTGTTAGTACAATAACGGATTTCATTATTCCTTCGATTGCCGATCCATGGAATGCAGGACTATTGTTGCTTGTGACATTGGCGGGAGGCTTTGTTCATATTTTAAGAGTAACTGGCGCAGCGCAATCATTTGCTCAGGCTGCTACGAAAAGAATAAAAACCCGTAAAGGTGCTCAAACAACTACTTGGGCCAGTGCGTTTGCCTTTTCATACACTGAACCTGTACTAATACTAGGGACAATCATGCGTCCTATTACAGATCGTTTAAAAGTATCGAGAGTAAAGTTAGCATATATATTAGACTCGATGGGTTCATCATTGGCTGCCATGTCCCCAATTAGTAGTTATGGACCATTTATAACCGGATTAATTGCGGTTCAGATTACAGCAATTGGTCTTTCAGAAAATCCATGGAGTCTATTTATTGCTATGATACCGTATAATCTTTATGGAATATTTGCCATGATAACCGTTTTATTTGTCATTCGTACTGGGTTAGATATAGGGCCGATGTATCATGCGGAGAAACGAGCAGTAGAAACAGGAAAGTTAGTTGGTGAGAATGATAAGCCGCTGATGGTGGACGAAGAAGAATTACCTGAGGACTATAATGTATCCATGAAAAACTTCTTAGTACCTATGGGGTTGTTATTTGCCACTATTTTTGGTGTCATTTTTTGGTCAGGAGACATACTTTCTAATGGCTTCAGAAATTCTTTTATTGAGGGAAATATAGTATTAGCGATTTCAGCTGGGTTTGTCGTGGGTTCGATTGGAGCTATTGGTGTCGCGGTTATTACTAAACTCTATAGTTTTGCAGAGTCAGTTGATGAGTGGACAAAGGGAATTAAAAATCTTGTTATTGTACCAATAATATTAGTCTTAGCCTGGTCTATTGGAGGAGTAGCTGGAGAAATGGGATTAGGGTCGTATTTATCTTCCATAGTTGACAGTTATTTACCTGGGGGATTTGTTCCTGCTTTAATCTTCCTCCTTGGAGCAATTATAGCATTTTCAACAGGTAGCTCGTGGGGTGTATTTGCTATCATGATGCCTATAGCTATTCCAATGGCTGACTTATTGGGTGTACCTTTGCCTTTGATAATAGGAGCTGTTATTAGCGGAGGATTGTTTGGTGACCATTGCTCCCCGATTTCAGATACTACTATTATGGCATCAACTGGAGCGGCGTGTGACCATATCGAGCACGTTAATACCCAACTACCTTATGCTCTGACAGTTGGCGCTGGTTCGTTTGTAGGTTTCTTAGTAGGGGGTTTTACAGTAGGGTGGCTGGGGATTATTGTAACCATTGTTGTAATAGGAACGACCCTCTACTTATTGAATAAGCATGTAAGCCATAGGGTAGATGATTCTAAAGTTGATAATACGTTTTCATCATAA